A stretch of Pseudochaenichthys georgianus chromosome 2, fPseGeo1.2, whole genome shotgun sequence DNA encodes these proteins:
- the obsl1a gene encoding obscurin-like protein 1a, with protein MDIFGGAPRVLGCPRPVLAQCGTDATLRCQIGGDPRPDVIWERKNIQILSEGRYKLSEEGKAYSLAITGVTLQDAGQYICKAINSVGETCAAASLKVEGEAQQVNGMQPPMKENGECGGHQNGYCTVNNGEHGKQQEEVDLTSDDKPRFLIKPLSLRVDRGEDAAFSCKIWGTPLPEVTWEKDGKKLNDIFESAHYNISNQGGNWFQLKIYRTRMPDKGVYTCRAVNCNGEALVGAVLLVELVPEREESKMSSNGQTNSQWSPKQRSGRLSLSRVIEEPPVRASKAKKFAVEEGKHAKFRCFVTGKPKPEIIWKKDGIPLLPGRRHLIFEDREGYYTLKVLYCKVQDTGLYVCAASNALGNTLSAVHLSVKGPAVRFRRPLGDVEVQERDVAVLECEVPDESLPSAWYLEDRRLMPSNKYGMEQKGTTRRLTIQDVGMDDDGVYLCEMPDGGKSIAELSVKGSIVRKLPRKLEVLEGENAVFCVEVEHDDMEILWFKDGLMLHETQQTILKSFGTTHILVFVNVAYQDTGVVTFVSGRSKTSSRLKVKATRHLPPICPVEATMNVDGLNGALLTWVTAPNSQTSTRSIFVVERQEVGSQEWHKCFTSESATSADITSDSVPCEGDYRFRLCCINKYGRSGHVEFPKVVHIVPGPKICSRLKGCEVLEGEEAKFSIELSAPLVGTWFLNSAQLQHGGRFSLQQSQTRHSLVICGTRTAEDSAEVTFIANGVRDSAVLKVIPAVIQFSPQSNVDSNKRVGTGDAIVLYCEVSHPFAKVCWFKDGQELQVTDGLNIQSDGNMRRIVIQSADASRSGVYTCETSGDVITFNVDVAGPSVEFSPIPEEELHKSSMELDPVVLLCNVSQDDAEVVWYKDGCEIQPTENITLQAEGTMRRLIIRSAETSDAGGYTCQTGNNSMDFTVNVREPPVMIVDPKDDIVMESYISEEVNLQCELSRSSGRVRWYKDGQEKDESDNVKLISEGPYRRLTILNGSVDDGGEYVCETDGDSVFFQLNVKEPQVRIISPSEPEVELTHSAPERMELSCEISQADAPVRWYKDSMEVEESPSLILEVDGAHRRLVIPFTSVDDAGEYICDTEDDSVAFLVTIDEPPVTLTRPENTLEKLEGFAGKPIVLEIVVSRPGAEVKWWLNGREVEESSNIAITEEGLIHRLTIHSATPEDSGKYTCDAADDKIDFEVKVSEPPVKILRKSEIKTNLKSLISDDIVLECELSRANAVGKWYKDNCRVEDDERFCQEEEGAFRSLVILAAELGDSGEYFLDVGDDNISYHVIVEEPPVTIIGNSNDPDNQEMVAGDELILACEVSRANAPVQWFCHEKLLTSDSRTYIESCGTLRKIIISNVQPSDSGKYVCDAGDDKMISVVKIQEPPVTFVNKEDDIVVTGYEAESVTLESYVSKENAMVRWMKDWTPVEGERTQALVEGHKRTLTINPLRRSDAGEYTCDVNTDQIRFSLLVKEMRIKFAMPLRDTVAHADGMVTLRCEVCKPKADVQWLRNGEEVVPGRRFTIRADGVERSLTIHRLIKEDAGEYACESKDDRSVAMLKVEMPRVVEFLTELHNTTVLEGEDATFKCVVSPEDIQLVWLLDNEPITLGDRFQANQNGLCHTLFIKKCQMLDCSKITAEAEGQMSKASLKVQEAQVMFIKKMEAVMAEEFGDATLETEISLETGEVQWMRQGVVIQPGPRHTLEQNGCKRSLSIQNLNLSDRGTYRCETLHDRAQVKLNVEPRNITIRKGLTDQETLERETASFEVELSHTDVEGIWQKDGIRVKANNQWRVSTNGLVHSLTLSNLTLEDTGTIVFTAERARTSARLTIKETPVSFLKLLTDVSVKEEFPVTLECEFSRQNIEVKWLKDGKELKAGKNCRIYSMGRKRFCQIMQCTRADSGTYTCDTGEINASCSLEVNEHKLEIVHNLEDLYIQEDQNAVFMCEVSLEEVTGEWFKEGHKIRPTSTIKIRTEGSKHFLLMCNVKAEDAGEVRFVAKDLESTAYLEVEELPVSIVKPLRDRTALEKHRVILECTVSTPRSSATWYKGSEELVSSDRIEILSEDCSHKLVIQEVSVEDEDTYTIEVGEHTSKAKLMVEAQALVMVKELEDDEVTEPEAASFQCEVSVDINKAPLWTLNGETLQAGPSVRLESHGTVHKLTLKNTSVDMSGVVKFTLGKAKSSATLTVKEK; from the exons ATGGATATCTTCGGAGGTGCTCCTCGAGTTCTGGGCTGCCCGCGCCCTGTGCTGGCACAGTGTGGCACAGACGCAACCCTGAGGTGCCAAATTGGTGGTGACCCTCGTCCTGACGTGATCTGGGAGCGTAAAAACATCCAAATCCTGTCTGAGGGACGCTACAAGCTTTCTGAGGAGGGGAAAGCTTACTCACTAGCCATTACTGGAGTGACTCTGCAGGATGCTGGCCAGTATATTTGCAAGGCCATAAATAGCGTAGGTGAAACATGTGCAGCAGCCTCTCTAAAAGTGGAGGGAGAGGCCCAGCAGGTCAATGGTATGCAGCCACCAATGAAAGAAAATGGAGAATGTGGAGGACATCAGAATGGATACTGCACGGTGAATAACGGTGAACACGGGAAACAACAAGAGGAGGTTGATTTAACGTCTGACGATAAACCACGATTCCTCATCAAGCCCCTCTCTTTGCGCGTGGACCGCGGAGAGGATGCCGCCTTCTCCTGCAAAATCTGGGGCACGCCACTGCCTGAGGTGACGTGGGAGAAAGACGGGAAGAAGCTGAATGATATATTTGAGAGTGCACACTATAATATAAGCAATCAAGGTGGCAACTGGTTCCAGCTGAAGATCTACAGGACGCGCATGCCGGACAAAGGAGTCTACACCTGCAGGGCCGTCAACTGCAACGGCGAGGCCTTGGTCGGTGCCGTCCTTCTTGTTGAGCTCGTACCGGAGCGAGAGGAGAGTAAAATGTCGTCGAACGGTCAAACTAACAGCCAGTGGTCGCCGAAGCAACGAAGCGGGAGGCTCAGTCTGTCGAGGGTCATCGAGGAGCCACCTGTCAGGGCGTCGAAAGCCAAGAAGTTTGCCGTGGAAGAGGGTAAACACGCCAAGTTCCGCTGCTTTGTGACAGGGAAGCCAAAGCCGGAGATCATTTGGAAGAAAGATGGGATTCCACTACTACCCGGGAGGCGCCACCTGATATTCGAGGACAGAGAGGGGTACTACACGCTGAAGGTTCTGTACTGCAAAGTGCAAGACACAggactgtatgtgtgtgcagcTTCAAACGCGCTCGGAAACACCCTCAGCGCTGTTCACCTGTCAGTCAAAG GCCCGGCTGTGCGGTTCAGGCGTCCATTAGGAGACGTGGAGGTACAGGAGAGGGATGTTGCCGTGCTGGAGTGTGAGGTACCTGATGAGTCGCTCCCCTCCGCCTGGTACCTGGAGGACCGGCGGCTGATGCCCAGCAATAAATACGGGATGGAGCAGAAAGGAACCACACGAAGACTGACCATCCAGGATGTTGGGATGGACGACGATGGAGTGTACCTCTGTGAGATGCCGGATGGGGGGAAGAGCATCGCAGAGCTATCAGTTAAAG GTTCTATCGTTCGTAAACTGCCCCGGAAGCTGGAGGTCCTGGAGGGGGAGAACGCTGTGTTCTGCGTGGAGGTGGAGCACGATGATATGGAGATCCTCTGGTTCAAAGACGGCTTGATGCTTCACGAGACTCAGCAGACCATCCTGAAGTCATTTGGCACAACGCACATTCTGGTCTTTGTCAACGTGGCCTATCAGGACACAGGGGTAGTTACTTTTGTCTCAGGAAGATCCAAGACTTCATCACGTCTCAAAGTCAAAG CAACAAGACATCTTCCTCCTATCTGCCCCGTGGAAGCCACAATGAATGTGGATGGACTCAACGGCGCTCTTCTCACCTGGGTTACTGCTCCCAACAGCCAGACCTCCACCCGATCCATTTTTGTCGTGGAGCGACAGGAAGTGGGCTCCCAAGAGTGGCATAAGTGTTTCACCTCAGAGAGCGCCACTTCAGCGGATATCACCAGCGACAGCGTTCCGTGCGAGGGCGACTACCGGTTCCGGCTCTGTTGCATCAACAAGTACGGGCGAAGCGGCCATGTGGAGTTTCCCAAAGTTGTCCATATAG TTCCTGGGCCAAAGATCTGCAGCAGGCTCAAAGGTTGTGAGGTTCTGGAAGGAGAAGAAGCGAAGTTCTCCATCGAACTGTCTGCACCGTTGGTTGGAACTTGGTTTTTGAACAGCGCTCAACTGCAGCATGGCGGACGGTTTTCATTACAACAGTCCCAAACACGGCACTCGTTGGTAATCTGTGGAACTCGCACCGCAGAAGACTCGGCAGAGGTCACGTTCATAGCCAATGGAGTCCGGGATTCAGCTGTGCTCAAAGTTATAC CTGCTGTGATCCAATTCAGTCCACAGTCAAACGTGGACAGCAACAAGAGGGTGGGAACTGGTGATGCCATTGTACTCTACTGTGAAGTCTCCCACCCTTTCGCAAAAGTATGCTGGTTTAAAGATGGCCAGGAGCTCCAAGTGACAGACGGCCTTAACATCCAATCAGATGGGAACATGAGGAGGATTGTGATTCAATCAGCTGACGCGTCCCGCTCTGGAGTTTATACATGTGAAACTTCCGGAGATGTCATTACATTCAATGTGGACGTTGCAG GTCCTTCTGTGGAGTTCAGTCCGATCCCAGAAGAGGAGCTTCATAAGAGCAGCATGGAGCTGGACCCCGTCGTGCTGCTATGCAATGTCTCCCAAGACGATGCCGAAGTCGTGTG GTATAAGGATGGCTGTGAGATCCAGCCCACTGAAAACATCACTCTGCAGGCAGAGGGAACCATGAGGAGGCTGATCATCCGCTCTGCAGAAACTTCAGACGCTGGCGGCTACACCTGCCAGACAGGAAACAATAGCATGGACTTTACCGTCAATGTTAGAG AGCCTCCAGTGATGATTGTGGACCCTAAGGATGATATTGTGATGGAGAGCTACATCTCAGAGGAGGTCAACCTGCAGTGCGAGTTGTCTCGCTCCAGTGGGCGGGTGCGCTGGTATAAGGATGGCCAGGAGAAGGATGAAAGTGACAATGTAAAGCTGATATCTGAAGGTCCTTACAGGAGGCTGACCATCCTCAACGGCTCAGTGGACGATGGCGGAGAGTATGTTTGTGAAACAGATGGAGACTCTGTCTTTTTCCAACTTAATGTCAAGG AGCCCCAGGTAAGAATCATTTCCCCAAGTGAACCAGAGGTGGAACTGACACATTCGGCACCCGAGAGGATGGAGCTCAGCTGTGAGATCTCTCAGGCGGATGCCCCGGTCCGCTGGTACAAAGACAGCATGGAGGTAGAGGAGAGTCCTAGCCTGATCCTGGAGGTGGATGGGGCCCATCGCCGGCTTGTTATACCCTTTACATCTGTGGATGACGCAGGGGAGTACATTTGTGACACTGAAGATGACTCTGTGGCCTTCCTGGTCACTATTGATG AGCCCCCAGTAACTCTTACTCGTCCAGAAAACACGCTGGAGAAACTGGAGGGTTTTGCTGGCAAACCAATCGTCCTGGAGATCGTAGTGTCCCGGCCCGGTGCCGAAGTGAAGTGGTGGCTCAATGGCAGAGAAGTAGAGGAGAGCAGTAACATTGCAATCACCGAGGAAGGGCTCATCCATCGCCTGACGATCCACTCTGCCACCCCAGAGGATTCTGGGAAATATACCTGTGACGCTGCTGATGATAAAATAGATTTTGAGGTCAAAGTTTCAG AGCCACCAGTGAAGATCCTAAGGAAGTCAGAGATTAAGACAAATCTGAAATCTCTGATTTCTGATGACATTGTGCTGGAGTGTGAGCTCTCCAGAGCCAATGCTGTCGGCAAATGGTACAAGGACAACTGTCGTGTTGAGGACGATGAAAGGTTCTGCCAAGAGGAAGAAGGGGCTTTCCGCTCATTGGTCATCCTCGCCGCTGAACTTGGAGACTCAGGAGAGTACTTCCTGGATGTCGGAGATGACAATATCAGCTACCATGTTATAGTAGAAG AGCCTCCAGTGACAATAATTGGCAACTCAAATGACCCTGACAACCAGGAGATGGTGGCAGGCGATGAACTGATCCTGGCCTGTGAAGTGTCCCGTGCCAACGCCCCCGTCCAGTGGTTCTGTCATGAGAAGTTGCTAACCAGTGACTCCCGGACCTACATTGAGAGCTGTGGCACTCTGAGGAAAATTATCATCTCAAATGTGCAACCCTCAGACTCTGGGAAATACGTGTGCGATGCTGGGGACGATAAGATGATCAGCGTGGTCAAGATTCAAG AACCTCCAGTTACGTTTGTGAACAAGGAGGATGACATTGTAGTGACAGGTTACGAAGCAGAGAGCGTGACTTTGGAAAGCTACGTTTCCAAGGAAAACGCCATGGTACGTTGGATGAAAGACTGGACGCCTGTTGAAGGTGAACGTACCCAAGCTCTCGTGGAGGGCCACAAGCGCACCCTTACAATCAATCCTTTGAGACGCTCTGATGCTGGCGAGTACACATGTGACGTCAACACAGACCAGATCCGCTTCAGCCTGCTGGTGAAAG AAATGAGGATAAAGTTTGCGATGCCACTACGAGACACCGTGGCCCATGCAGACGGTATGGTGACCCTTCGCTGTGAGGTGTGCAAGCCAAAAGCAGATGTCCAGTGGctgaggaacggagaggaggtGGTTCCAGGCAGACGGTTCACTATTCGGGCGGATGGAGTTGAGAGAAGCCTGACCATCCACCGTTTAATCAAAGAGGACGCCGGAGAGTATGCCTGTGAGAGCAAAGACGACCGGAGCGTGGCAATGCTGAAAGTTGAGA TGCCAAGAGTAGTGGagttcctcacagagctccacAACACCACTGTGCTCGAAGGAGAAGATGCTACGTTCAAGTGTGTGGTGTCCCCTGAGGATATCCAGCTGGTCTGGCTCTTAGACAATGAGCCAATCACGCTGGGCGATCGTTTCCAGGCAAACCAGAACGGCCTGTGCCACACCTTGTTCATCAAGAAGTGCCAGATGTTGGACTGTTCTAAGATTACAGCAGAGGCGGAGGGACAAATGAGCAAAGCCAGCCTCAAAGTTCAGG AGGCTCAGGTCATGTTTATAAAGAAAATGGAAGCTGTCATGGCGGAAGAGTTTGGAGACGCCACCTTGGAGACAGAGATCAGCCTGGAGACGGGAGAGGTTCAGTGGATGAGGCAAGGAGTGGTCATCCAGCCGGGCCCCCGCCACACGCTGGAACAGAACGGCTGTAAACGCAGTCTCAGCATCCAAAACCTGAACCTGTCAGACAGGGGAACCTACCGCTGCGAGACTCTGCATGACCGGGCGCAGGTCAAGCTCAATGTAGAAC CTCGTAACATCACCATCCGTAAAGGCCTGACTGACCAAGAGACCTTAGAACGAGAGACTGCTTCCTTTGAGGTGGAGCTATCCCACACAGATGTGGAGGGAATCTGGCAGAAGGATGGCATCAGGGTGAAAGCGAACAACCAGTGGAGGGTAAGCACCAATGGCCTGGTCCATAGCCTCACCCTGTCCAACCTCACCCTGGAGGACACGGGCACTATTGTCTTCACAGCTGAAAGGGCGCGCACCAGCGCTAGGCTAACCATCAAAG AGACTCCGGTGTCTTTCCTGAAATTGCTAACTGATGTCAGTGTGAAGGAGGAATTTCCAGTCACTCTGGAGTGTGAATTCTCCAGACAAAACATCGAAGTCAAATGGCTTAAG GACGGGAAGGAGCTGAAGGCGGGGAAAAACTGTCGGATCTACTCCATGGGCCGGAAGCGGTTCTGTCAGATCATGCAGTGCACCCGGGCTGACTCTGGAACATACACATGTGACACGGGGGAAATCAACGCTTCCTGTTCACTGGAGGTTAATG AGCATAAGTTAGAGATAGTGCACAATCTGGAGGACCTTTACATTCAGGAGGACCAGAATGCTGTCTTCATGTGTGAGGTTTCTCTGGAAGAGGTCACTGGGGAGTGGTTCAAAGAAGGCCACAAGATCCGGCCCACAAGCACCATCAAGATCCGCACTGAAG GGTCCAAACACTTCCTTCTGATGTGTAACGTCAAAGCTGAGGATGCTGGGGAAGTCCGCTTTGTAGCCAAGGATCTTGAATCTACAGCTTACCTCGAAGTAGAAG AACTCCctgtttctattgtaaaaccCCTGCGAGATCGAACGGCCCTGGAGAAACACCGCGTGATCCTTGAAtgcaccgtttccacgccacGCTCCAGCGCAACCTGGTACAAGGGCAGTGAGGAGCTGGTTTCCTCTGATCGAATTGAGATCCTGTCTGAAGACTGCTCACACAAACTGGTGATCCAGGAGGTGTCTGTGGAGGATGAGGACACCTACACCATCGAGGTCGGGGAGCACACATCCAAAGCCAAACTGATGGTGGAAG CCCAAGCCCTTGTAATGGTGAAAGAGCTGGAGGATGATGAGGTAACCGAGCCTGAGGCTGCATCTTTCCAGTGTGAGGTTTCTGTAGACATAAACAAGGCTCCTCTGTGGACTTTAAATGGAGAGACTCTTCAGGCGGGCCCCTCTGTCCGTCTGGAAAGCCACGGGACGGTCCACAAACTCACCTTGAAAAACACCAGTGTGGACATGAGTGGGGTGGTCAAGTTTACCTTGGGCAAGGCCAAGAGCAGTGCCACACTCACTGTAAAGGAAAAGTAG